Within Citrus sinensis cultivar Valencia sweet orange chromosome 1, DVS_A1.0, whole genome shotgun sequence, the genomic segment CACAGTGCTTTACAACTGCCGAGATGCTTGCACAGCGGCCTTGCAATAACGTGTAAGACCACAAAAGAAGTTTCCTAGGAATGCTAAGACAAACAGTTTCAACCCCATCAATACCTGGTTGAAATTGGGCTTCCGATGCTAGCCGAGATGGCACCAAATAGAGGTTGACACCAGATGGGAGTGTTACACAGGAGCTTTCCCGATAGAAATTGTAAGAAATTCTGAGCATAGCATAGGCAGACTCTACATTTTCATCCGCAGCTTTCTTCATTATTATATTCTTAAGTTTGCTCAATATTGGGTTCCATGTTATTTCAAGAGttttcaaatgaattttttcttcaaatgatGAATTCCAAATCTCATTTATCTGCAGATAAACACAAAGCAACTGGCTATTTTCCAAACCACCATCCATGGAGTTAGGAGCTTGAATCCCACTTAGGGGCAGAGAACGCAAGGGAGTGATTGATGCCAAACTAATTATAAGAGATCGACACCAAGCAACTGAAGCATGCCTGCAGACTTTTGCACAATTACTATTTGACAACTTTGGATTCTTGAAGCGCTTTCGAATCTTCTCATTTATTGCCTCAAGAGTTTCCAACTTGCCTTTGGTTTCCAACGATACAATATGTTCATGAAGATAACTGGTTTCCAACAATCTTCTCACAATGATTAGATATGCTATATGAGAATATAAACCATTTCACGtgataattaaacaactcACTGAAGTCGGTTCAATTATACATAGGTACCGAATCAACTACAAAATAGCCACCTCAGCTTTATTATCATCACTTAAGTAATTAGACGGATGTATCTAGCATTAAAGTGCATCAAGAGGCAGTCTTACACAATCTAATTCCAATATCACACTTGTCTGGTGTGTTATTTTGGTACATCCCATATATCTAAGGATAGTTTCTGCAGGCCCGAACCAATAAACATAGAAGCAACTGTTTACAAAAGCACAGATAGAGTGTGAAACGTGCTGCTCTGGTGTTTTCGCTAGAGCCAAACTCATTAAAAGACAACGCCTACTCATCCTTCGACTTGTCTCAATTCTTTGAGGTAAAGTAACATTCTTCCTCCATCCTGTTACATTTATGTGCTTACTGCCATCATTTAGCAACAAATCAACCTCCTGCTTTTGTGAAActgattattaaaaaaataatcacataATGACCAGGGAAGTTTTTGCAACATCCCAAAATAAGATACTTATAATTTGTGCCACAATCATATTTGaaacaacagaaaaaaaaaatcttgccTCGTCATAAATATTTGCAAGACGTTGCCAACTCTCAAAGCGCAGAGGATTATACAGCAGatcaaatttaaagagattagCGTTTTTCTGTACAAATCCTTCTCCTTCCTTGGTGAGTTCAAAGCCAGGCCATTTATCAGTTGTACTCATTTCCTCTGCCTGTGCTAGGTAATAATACAAGTTGCGGTATACTCCAAGATATGGCTCAGAGctgtaatattattatcattacacTAGTAGACATGGCTTACTcctaaagaaataaaaaagatatatgaTTTTAACCACATTTTGAAAGAAAGGAATAAGCTAACAAATACCTCCCAGATGATGGTGCTTTAAACTGTTTGACCCATACTATATCACGAAATATTATCTTCATTATGTTTCCAAGATAGCCATCAGATCCAGATTCCTCTGAGAGTATATCTTCACATAAATCAAGATCATCTAAGAACTTGTCTATTGCATTTCCAGCCAAGTCATCTTCGGGCGGTTGTGGAAAGTGTTTGTGTATAGCTCTTAACACTCGACGGAGTTTGACCAATCCAGTTTTCTGAAACAAAAGCATATATGAAAAGCACACATTAAAATACAGCAGAACTTGAAACAACATGTGAATGAGGAAGAATGAGAATACTCACAGAAGAAGCCTTGGCATATGGCAGCACACACTGGAAAACATCAGCAGATCGTTCCTTGGTCTTGTAATCTCCTCGACTAGTATTTCTGTGAGTTACTAAATcatcttcatacgatgaatcagATCTGAGATTTAGACCATATAAACAGTAAAAGCACTGGGCTAAagcattatttattatgagCTCAAGTTCCTCACGTTCATCCTGTGAGAGTTCGTTTTCACATTGAGTGCATGGTTActattcttttctcttttgtcgTCATTGTCCTCATTATCAAAGTGCCCATCAGACCCTACTCgtgaattttctttctctaggTCTAAATGAGATGGCATTCCATTAGAAGTGGTCCCGTCAGAATCATCCTTCTTGCCAGCAACAGTTTCACATGTTTCAGCCCCTACCATTTCCAAATCCATTGCATCTGATCCTATTTCGTCTTCTGATATTTTGAAATGATCATGATGAGAGAGCTGCTTATCATATTGAGAGTTTTCCTTGTTTGAAGAGCTAAAGTTAGGTTTTAGTTTCACGTTCAAGGCCAAGAGATGTTTTATTGCAAATTTCAGAAATGTTCCTTCTCCCCCTCCATCACCCTCACCCGCACGGCAGAGTCCGTACTCAGAAAGCAAGTCATGGATTGCTGCAATTAATGTTAcctaaacagaaaaaaaaataaagtcaaaaaatagaaaaaaaaagaggataaaggcaaaaagaaaattatttactaaatgttcaaaataaaggATTAAGGATATTCACTTGAGTTTTAACAGGTACTGTAGGTTTAAGATATTGAAGTTTGCAGAATGCAATGGCCGCATTAACGAAGCAGCATTGTAGTTTCTGGTCAGTTTGATCAATATTTAGAGGCCCAGAAAATtttttagagagaaaattgCTTGCCACATTGTACATGACAGCCAGCAGCAAACATTGAATATCACAAATGCTGCTCACTAGAACATTAAAACCATTCTGCAAGcagaaaattaatcaaatataacTCAGGTAATAACATctttaaattcaatattagtaagttaagagagaaaatgaatcaTGAAAACCAAATTATATAAACCTGTAATGCAATACCAGTCCCAAAATCATGACTTTATCTCAATAtcattaatttcaaagaatgtCAACCACAAAccaatgaaaattattagaatcTAAATGAAAATGTGTTACCACACATACCTAAAACACAATGTGGCATCTGCACCAGGTGGTTGAACACTACACCTTAACAGCTGAAAAATATTCTAAGGTACTTTAGATAGACTATTAGTTTCCAAGTGACTGAAGTTGATCATGTGGAGAAGTGAGTTGATAACTTAGatagttaattatttatgtcTCTCCAGGATAAATAACATTCCAAGTTTTCTCTTCCAATTCACATAAAAGGACCGTTACAATCAAGATAAAGTCAGATATGCATTATGCAAAATCAGCACACCTGCTTGGTGGTGAAAAGATCCATTCACAAAAATGCCCCATGGAAGTATTATTCTAATTTGCACATCTTAAGCAGCATTACCCATTGCGATGGTTGATGTTCATCCAgggagggggaaaaaaaaaggacaaacaATCATCAAATTGGGTGATCCGGAAATCTAAGGTAGCAGTCTCTGGCTATctcaaaacaaaaagcaaCACCAGTCTCTCTTCTACTGAAGAAATAACTCTTAATAAAGGATCTCTTTCCAACATATTTCAACCTATACTTTGGTTATGAATTCAGGGAAATGTAGCAAGTCGGATAAGCATCTACAAAGaaagatataaaatttcaGTTGTAATGCAGTTAATActgtaaaaaagaaagagtaatagtcattaaaaatgaaattaaaaggaGTGACAATAAGCagtcataattattaatgatattaataTCCATGACAACATCATGTgcattagttatttttaataacaaattgaTATGCAGAAGGGTAATACCCCTAAGTATGTCTCACAGAAAACATTGAttcttaaaagtaaaaaataacttacatAATCTCTAGACTGATCAATAAAGTTCTTCACTTGCGATATGCATTGCAAGATTGCCTTTATCTCGTCTGCAACCAAGTGATACCACTGTTTGCTTGAGTTTTCTGTTGATACCATATCAGAAGCAGAATGCGTTTTCAGCCCCGAATTCTGGAAGAAGGTTTTGCAAGAAGCAAGACTGGCATCCATTCCAGAAACAGCCATGAGTATTTGTAGCTTACGGCGGTGACAACTGAGACACATCTCACTGTTCATTGGTTCTATCTTCTCACAGGCTTTGATTAAAATGTCTAAAGCTAATAGTTCAACAGATTTAATTCCTTCACTTTTAACAGATTTAATTCCTTCACTTTTATCAGCAGGAGGTAAGGGAGTTAATTGCGGCAGGTACACCtccatatttcaaaaattatctcaataccttaaaatctgattttgccaaaattttcatcaatatCCTTTAAAAGTTGATAAAAATTACTAAGTTATCctccttttaaaacatttcaaCTTAACGGACAGCATCCCTCCCCCCTTTACTGAAGCAAACAAATACTTATATCTGCTGCAATTCCCTCCGTTACCTTtactcaaacaaacaaacacccATCCTCTATTTTTATAGATGTTAAATCAAATAtctgttagcctatatggctataaatattgattttgatgataacaaaccacatgtatttattgagtaaagatttatgaattgtgcttttataataagaaaatgatgttatggaattaaagcattttggactaaaatgaaagtaattttaaaatctttttgatagtattttaaatttcagatttggacttatttgaaactatttaaatatttttgggtcattctataatttcacaaagtttgggcaaagtcataatttcaaaaagttgtgggattgacaaagcattattctAAAGTtatgaaattggacctttttgaaaactttcataacgttttgggccacattataattttataaagttttagggtcAAACTGTAAATTTAGGAAAATATTCACTGTAGTAGTTACTGTAGCATGCGGAAATCCAGATTCTGACAAACGGAAGTCCGGATTTTAGCCAGAATCTATCCGAATTAAAAGCGGAATTCCAGATCCTGACGAACGGAAATCCAAttgttgggcagtaagctaCTGAGCGTAAGCGGAAATCCAGATGTGACAAAGCGGAAATCCAGATGttcagaaatttaaatttgtggctgtaacggtaacattaagcgGAATTCCGGATGTCCATAACCGGTAATCTGGTTACGACCAAAATGTGAGTAACGACTAGTTTtcgagctcaaactataaaaactcaaatccaactcattttcaacttctccaacaagcaagaacaaaaagcacacgtgatATCTTGAGCCTTAAAACTTGTGGAAAACAAACATTgaatcttttcttgtttttcatttttgaatatctactcattgagtgagtttcattgtaacattcatttattcatctcaattataagagtttgagtgtgtgagacacttgagtgaagagattggagggataatctctttgttgtaaaggtttattgacacctcgaagtcaattgtaatctttgaagccttggaaaggcttggatagtggaatcctcaagcttggatcgctttgaggcgtggacgtaggcagggattgccgaaccacgtaaaaattcgtgtgtttgtttctcttctctcttactctttaattattgtgctgttcttgaacttattgcttttaatttttattaagacattagattgcttgttgtgtgaatttgctaggataatttttaaatttccaattcaccccccctcttgggttgcacacttatatttcatttggtatcagagcaaggtgctcttatttagatttaaccatctagagctaaagatcaatggcaactcaaaatgattccacatttagggaagggcagtgttgagtgttagaaaatgcatatttataaaggagaaaaccgtcattttacatttcaagtcttactaacaacccttacttttatgtatttaaccttcttgtgatttaattacatgtgctttattttaattaagtattttatgtattttaggggcattatagtcatttcacaataaaggagagatcagacggcaaaacgaacatcacttttgaactcaggacggtcgaaaaccttaggaggagcataaaaggaaaaatggcactattcatatgtacggtactattcacgtgtacggtattaactacgttactgttcacaacactgttcacatagacggatcgatgacgtggcattgaccgatgatgtggcattgactgatgaggtatcacgatcctgttgggctaaaattcttatgtactgttgatggtgacgtggcagcatatcagtggatgaaaaatctcgcgtacggtacatgcatcacacaggatttttttcaatcaaaccgcgttactgttcatccgagtcaaaccgtgttactgttcatccgcgtggtcaaaccgtggactgttgactgatgacgtggcacaatcctgagcgtccaaactgtttttaatccgatggccatgatttactccatgtatctataaaaagggggcctccccccctaatttgatatctctgaatccatttttgggatccattttctgtaattccctctccatcttgtattttcttcgtattttaataaatttccattttgcccatagttcaattatgagtagctaatttcttttcaagcttgggttgaaggtgaagtctcaacatgtgtcatgggctttatttggtaaatttattttctcttcccctctagtttttgtggatgttttgacttatcgtcgacaaataatactaatcttgtctagtaccgccttggtttcaccggccctctagtacaaggttattattatttggcacgataagcccttagcaccatattgattaaagcgtggttcatgaggtgtggattcccccctcatgatttaattggcattaatacggattatttagcccatgatgcatgttgatacgaatccagatacccaagtacgtcaatttaatagattttctcttcaatttattctctccattgcaattccaattttagaatttattctcgccattttaatttaagtattagcatattccaaatcatttctaccataaatccaatcaccaatttacaaaattaattctatatataattaaaatccacctcctcgtgggatcgacactcgtcaccattagtctatattacaatagattcgtacgcttgcgagtacattaaaattgaCACAACAGGCAGTCCACCACTAGACCACCTTACTTTGATGGAAACGATTACCCATATTAGAAAACTAtgatgagaatttacttgcaagccttagattatgagatttgggaaatcgttaatgatggtcatttcatgcctttgactaaaaatgaagtaggagaagatattccaaaaccttcacgggatTAGAATGAAttcgaaaagagaaaagcttctctaaattccaaggcCATGAATGCCTTATTTTGTGCACTAGACAAGAAtgagtttcatagagtgtctagttgcgaaagtgctaatgaGATTTGACACAAACTTGaggttgtctatgaaggcacgaaccaagtgaaaaaatctaaaataagtaggtacactcgacaatacgaattgttccaaatggaacaaaatgaaaatgtgtactctatgtatactagattcacggatatagtgaacactctagcAGCCTTAGGAAAGactttttcaaatagcgaaaaagtcaagaaaatcattaggtcactacctaaggaatggagaccaaaaagaactgccattgaggaagccaatgatttaaatgtattacctattgatgatttaattggctctcttatttcatatgaagaagatttggcagctgAAAAATGacatgaggaaaagaagaaaaacattgctctTAAGGCTTCAAAAcgtgagagtgatgaggaaagcgaaatggatgatgaggagCTGGCTATGTTGGctagaagattcagaaaattttacaaaaaaaacaatgagCAGAGAAAGTTCAGAGGCtacaagaataagaaggagaagaaggagcCAATAACTTGTTATGAATGCAAAAAGCCCGGACACATACAACCGAAATGCCCTATTCTCAACAAATTCAAGAAGAAGGCTATGGTggccacatgggatgatagcgatgaggaaacaagtgatgatgatgagcaacaagaaatgacaaatttagCTCTTATGGCCATTGGGGAAGAATcatgtgatgaacttgataaggtaagtgttcttcctacatatgatgaattgcatgatgcttttaataatttgcatGATGAGCTaatgaagattggtaaaaagaatatatgtcttaaaaagaagatgatagagcttaagaatgaaaatgaatcatttagtgcaaagatcacatgcctagaattagaaaataaaacattacatgatagtattgcattatttgagaACTCTAGTACTTCGCATGAGCACCTAGAGTCACACatgaatgacttgaaaaatgagaatgaaatgcTTAGAAAGAAGAGTAATGAACTAAAcgaaattgtgttaaaattcacaaatgggcaaaaaaTGTTAGACAACTTgctaaactcacaaaaatgtgtatttgacaAAAGTGGCATAGGTTATAAAccgaatttgaaacaaaaattttacaagagttattttgtgaagaatacatctatcaacaataaaattgtatgtcattattgcaatcaagatggtcatatgaaaaatagatgtgcagtgaagagaaatgcatattatggtatgaaatgtgtttgggttccgaaaggaaccattgctaactctcaaggacccaaaaaggtttgggtacctaaaacttaaGTTTTTCTCTacagggcttgaagaagaagaagaataagtggtacttggacaACGGTTGTTCGAGACACATGACAGGGAATTATTCTTGGTTCTCAAGCTTTACCAAgatcgaaaatggtggagatgtatcgtttggagataattcaaaaggaaaaatcattggGATTGGAAATGTCGGTAATGTATCCTCTACTCTCATTGAGAATGTGTGTTaagttgaaaacttgaaacacaatttgcttagtattagtcaattatgtgataaaggatatagagttatctttgatgaatcaaaatgtgttattgagaatgcatgtgatgggaaagtcttgtttgtaggaaatagatgtgtcaatgtctataccattaatatagattgtgcATCTATACATGAAAAATGTCTCtccgcattgcatgatgatggttggttgtggcatagaagattaggtcatgcaagcatggatttgatttcaaaaatcgtgaaaaatgatttagtgaaaggtcttccaaagatcaactttcaaaaagatagaacttgtgaagcatgccaatttggaaaacaaatcaaaacttcattCAAAAGCAAGAATCATGTCTccacttcaaaaccacttcaattgcttcatatagatttatttggaccttctagatatgctagtttaagtggcaaattttatgcatttgtaattgtggatgattattcaagatacacatgggtattgttcttagctaataaggatgatgccattgatgcatttcgaattttctataaaaaggttaaaaatgaaaaaggctATTCTATCacttgtattagaagtgatcatggtggagaatttgaaaatcatgcatttgaaaatttctgTAATGACCTTggcattgaacatcaattttcatcacctagga encodes:
- the LOC102625063 gene encoding calcineurin-binding protein 1-like; translation: MKIIFRDIVWVKQFKAPSSGSSEPYLGVYRNLYYYLAQAEEMSTTDKWPGFELTKEGEGFVQKNANLFKFDLLYNPLRFESWQRLANIYDEEVDLLLNDGSKHINVTGWRKNVTLPQRIETSRRMSRRCLLMSLALAKTPEQHVSHSICAFVNSCFYVYWFGPAETILRYMGCTKITHQTSVILELDCVRLPLDAL
- the LOC127901293 gene encoding calcineurin-binding protein 1-like, which codes for MEVYLPQLTPLPPADKSEGIKSVKSEGIKSVELLALDILIKACEKIEPMNSEMCLSCHRRKLQILMAVSGMDASLASCKTFFQNSGLKTHSASDMVSTENSSKQWYHLVADEIKAILQCISQVKNFIDQSRDYMLIRLATFP